The sequence GCTGATGGTCAGCATTTACGGGGTTATGGTTTTGAGGATTCAAAGCTCACTAAACTGCCACGCCTACAAGTGGTGCTGGATGAACTCGCCCCGACGTTATCGTCTTTTACCGTCAGCGACACCCGCAAAGTGTTAAACCAAATTCCACCGCAGCAATATCGCATAACCTATGATGTTGAGGCGATTGAAGATCCCGCCATTAAAGCGATTATCGATGGCTCAACCAAGCTCAAACCAACCTTAATCGGCTATCGCAATGCTAAAGGTTTACCTGCCGATGTGAAAACCGCGGACGAATATAAATTACGTTACCCCCTCACCCGCAAAGATAAAGATGCCCAAGGCCGCGAGCATCAATACAGTTTAGTGACTCACTTTTATCGCAATGATTATCGCGAACAACAGGGCAGTTTTGTGTTGGTGAGCGTTGCCTTTGAAGCCGATGATGTAGACTGGCTAAACAGCGGTGAGGGTGAGATCCCAAAAACGGGCCCAGCTTATGATTACATGAATCTCGGTGGATCTTGGGCTGGACTTGCGCTTGAAAGTCATTATGCCCAAGGTCTGCTCGATGGCCCCTATATCGCCTACGATAACCGTAATGCCAATATCATGTTGAATGGTCAGTACAAACAAGGCAAAAAAGTCGGTAAATGGATGGAAGCTGACGGCCAAGCAAGCTATTGGGAAGGTGAATATCTTGACGGTAAAAAGCAAGGTAAATGGATTGCACAGTCCATGTTCGATGAGGCAGATAACTACGGTTTTGCCCATTACAATCAAGGAGTGCTCGATGGCCCCTATGAAATCTATGAGCCCGAATATGGCGCAGACACAGGTGAGAAGCGATTGTCTGAAAAAGGCATTTATCGCAACGGCGTCAAAGATGGTGAATGGCTTGAGAGCAATGGCAATAAAGGTCACTATCAAAACGGCATTAAACATGGCCCTTGGGTAGATAAAGTCTCGCTTGGCGAATACCGCAACTATGTGGGTCAGGGGGCTTACCTTGATGGCAAGCGCACTGGCCCTTGGGTATTTAAAACTGACAAGAAATCGCGGATCGAAGTGACTTATCTCAATGGGTTACGCGAAGGTGAAGAAAAACTAATCAGCGATGAAAATGTGCTCTTTGCCAATAAGCATTATAAACAGGGCCTGCTCGATGGTCAGAGTATTTGGTACTCAGCACAGGATGTAGTTAGCGGCATTAGGCACTATCGCAAAGGTGAGTACCATGGCATGCAGGCTATTTTTGATCCTAACCACAATCATAGGCTTATGGAGTTAAGTCATTATGAATATGACGAAACCCTGCCAGTCAAACCCTCTCAGGACGAGTGCATTATGCGAGAAAACCCCTATAGCAATGACTGTAAGGATATAGTGAATTCCCCCTATAGAAATACGCCATCGCTAAAGCACGGAGAGCAATATTATTATGATAGTAAAGGAAAATTATATAAATTTTCTGACTACCATCATGGTAATCTCATCAGAGAATTTGAATTCGATGAAGAGGGGCATGTCCAAAAGTT is a genomic window of Shewanella putrefaciens containing:
- a CDS encoding toxin-antitoxin system YwqK family antitoxin, translated to MELSIRSLFTAAGMMLLSSLTVIPAANAAGKAVHPTVDLPNGQWLNFHQKDNQVWSEMSDGDAPGIHLDDYGAAEIVAVFYYDFDKGGDKEVVVMLKDADGQHLRGYGFEDSKLTKLPRLQVVLDELAPTLSSFTVSDTRKVLNQIPPQQYRITYDVEAIEDPAIKAIIDGSTKLKPTLIGYRNAKGLPADVKTADEYKLRYPLTRKDKDAQGREHQYSLVTHFYRNDYREQQGSFVLVSVAFEADDVDWLNSGEGEIPKTGPAYDYMNLGGSWAGLALESHYAQGLLDGPYIAYDNRNANIMLNGQYKQGKKVGKWMEADGQASYWEGEYLDGKKQGKWIAQSMFDEADNYGFAHYNQGVLDGPYEIYEPEYGADTGEKRLSEKGIYRNGVKDGEWLESNGNKGHYQNGIKHGPWVDKVSLGEYRNYVGQGAYLDGKRTGPWVFKTDKKSRIEVTYLNGLREGEEKLISDENVLFANKHYKQGLLDGQSIWYSAQDVVSGIRHYRKGEYHGMQAIFDPNHNHRLMELSHYEYDETLPVKPSQDECIMRENPYSNDCKDIVNSPYRNTPSLKHGEQYYYDSKGKLYKFSDYHHGNLIREFEFDEEGHVQKLQNNEQGQDSQISIRYKKDGGYSLSNYSDNEQRGWTYEIDNNGRLQSLKYYHDGEKKGFSLRYNTDGSYSFTEK